Proteins from one Malania oleifera isolate guangnan ecotype guangnan chromosome 4, ASM2987363v1, whole genome shotgun sequence genomic window:
- the LOC131153935 gene encoding serine/threonine-protein kinase ZRK1-like — protein sequence MGFLDRSKMSACLRIKRKKEKETDSRGQSSFIKNGGLLLEKLIAIRNEKRSPVRNFSAEQLKSATNNYDERQILHEAGDCKLYKGTLQDRPICIKKFVAQPERLRSDVNEIAIATRMSIHKKDDGYIFYKGTRQDKPVCIKKFFPSSSKYVSLAINEIANASQVSAHKHVLKLLGCCLETEIPILVYEFVQNGTLSDRLYGSDRQPLPWKCRLRIARDIAHAVAYLHAAFSRPIIHRDIKPSNILLDQQNVAKLSDFSLCISIPEGKQRVKDAVCGTIGFIAPEYATTGYISEKSDVFAFGVLLLVLLTAQIVWDQKFLHNDFFLISGRVKYHVENNRFNEIVDSRILEETLWSGTEQQLQDFTALAFRCINENEEDRPTMINVAKILGQMEKSSHC from the coding sequence ATGGGTTTTCTTGACAGGAGCAAGATGAGTGCATGCTTgagaataaaaaggaaaaaagagaagGAAACAGATTCAAGGGGTCAGTCGTCATTCATAAAAAATGGAGGATTATTATTGGAAAAGCTGATTGCAATTCGTAATGAAAAGCGCAGTCCTGTCCGTAACTTTTCAGCTGAACAGCTCAAGTCTGCAACGAATAACTATGATGAACGTCAGATTTTGCATGAAGCAGGTGATTGCAAGTTGTACAAGGGCACTCTTCAAGACAGACCAATATGCATTAAGAAGTTTGTAGCTCAGCCTGAAAGGCTCAGGTCAGATGTCAATGAAATTGCTATAGCAACCCGAATGAGTATTCATAAGAAAGATGATGGTTATATATTTTACAAGGGCACTCGTCAAGACAAGCCAGTCTGCATTAAGAAGTTCTTCCCTTCATCCTCTAAATATGTCAGTTTGGCTATTAATGAAATTGCAAATGCATCCCAAGTGAGCGCTCACAAGCATGTCCTGAAGCTTCTGGGATGCTGTTTAGAGACCGAAATTCCCATTCTAGTATATGAATTTGTGCAGAATGGGACTCTCTCTGATAGACTCTATGGTTCTGATAGGCAGCCTTTACCATGGAAATGTAGGTTAAGGATTGCAAGGGATATAGCACATGCAGTTGCATATCTACATGCTGCATTTTCCAGGCCCATCATTCATAGAGATATTAAACCCTCCAACATTTTGTTGGATCAACAAAATGTTGCCAAACTGTCTGACTTCTCTCTTTGCATATCAATTCCTGAGGGCAAACAGCGTGTGAAAGACGCAGTGTGTGGAACAATTGGATTCATTGCACCAGAGTATGCAACTACCGGTTACATTTCAGAGAAATCCGATGTTTTTGCTTTTGGTGTGCTTCTTCTTGTGCTTTTAACTGCCCAGATAGTTTGGGATCAGAAGTTCCTGCACAATGATTTTTTCTTGATATCTGGTCGTGTGAAATACCATGTTGAAAACAACAGATTCAATGAGATTGTAGATTCCAGAATACTGGAAGAGACTCTCTGGTCCGGGACGGAGCAGCAGTTGCAAGATTTTACAGCTCTCGCCTTTAGATGCATCAATGAAAACGAAGAAGATAGGCCAACAATGATCAATGTAGCAAAAATACTTGGGCAGATGGAAAAATCTAGTCATTGTTAG